ACTCTCACCGAGAAGATCTTGCCATGTCCAACACGCCCGCACCGACCGCGTCCGCTGTGATCCGCCGCGAGGACTATACGCCGCCCGCATTCCTGATCGATTCGGTCGCGCTGGAATTCGACCTCGTGCCGTCGCGCACCGTCGTGAAGAACACCATGCGCCTGCGCCGCAACCCCGACGCGCCCGGCCATGCGGCGCGCCTGGAACTGATCGGCGAGCAACTGGAGTTCGTGCGCGCCGCGATCAACGGCGCCGCGCACGCAGATGTCCAGATCAACGAGCACGGTCTGTCGATCGGCGATCTTCCCGGCGACGCGTTCGAACTGACCATTGAAAGCATCTGCAATCCGGAACAGAACACGACGCTCTCCGGACTTTACGTGTCGAGCGGCAACTTCTTCACGCAATGCGAGGCGGAAGGCTTCCGGCGCATCACGTACTTCCTCGACCGTCCGGACGTGATGTCCACCTACACCGTCACGCTGCGCGCCGACAAGGCCGCGTATCCGGTGCTTCTGTCGAACGGCAATCTGATCGAAGAAGGCGATCTGTCCGATGGCCGCCACTTCGCCAAGTGGGAAGACCCGTTCAAGAAGCCGAGCTATCTGTTCGCGCTCGTCGCGGGCAAGCTCGTGGTGCTGGAAGAGCGCATCAAGAGCGGCTCGGGCAAGGAAAAGCTGTTGCAAGTGTGGGTCGAAGAACACGATCTCGACAAGACGCGCCACGCCATGAATTCGCTGATTCACTCGATCCGCTGGGACGAGAAGCGCTTCGGGCTGGAGCTGGATCTTGACCGCTTCATGATCGTCGCGGTGAGCGACTTCAACATGGGCGCGATGGAGAACAAGGGCCTCAACATCTTTAACACGAAGTACGTGCTCGCCAACCCGGAAACGGCAACGGACACGGACTTTTCGAACATCGAGGCCGTGGTCGGCCACGAGTACTTCCATAACTGGACCGGCAACCGCGTGACGTGCCGCGACTGGTTCCAGCTGAGCCTGAAGGAAGGGCTGACGGTGTTCCGCGATCAGGAATTCTCCGCCGACATGGCCGCGGGCGACGCCGATGGCGCGGCGAGCGCCGCCGCCCGCGCAACGAAGCGCATCGAAGACGTGCGCGTGCTGCGGCAAATGCAGTTCGCCGAGGACGCCGGCCCGATGGCGCATCCGGTGCGCCCGGAGAGCTACGTCGAGATCAACAATTTTTACACGATGACCGTCTACGAGAAAGGCTCGGAAGTCGTGCGGATGTATCAGACGCTCTTCGGCCGCGACGGCTTCCGGCGCGGCATGGACCTCTACTTCCAGCGCCACGACGGCCAGGCCGTGACCTGCGACGACTTCCGTCAGGCCATGGCCGACGCCAATCATCGCGACCTCGCGCAGTACGAACGCTGGTACAGCCAGGCGGGCACGCCGCGCGTGAACGTCCGCGCGTTTTACGACGCCGCGAACAAGACATACACGCTGACGCTCACGCAAGGCTACGGCGAGACGTCCGAAGCCGCCCGCGCGACGCAGAAAGGGCCGCTCTTGATTCCGTTCTCGGTCGGTCTGATCGGCGCGAACGGCGCGGATTTGCCGCTGCGTCTGGAAGGCGAAAAAGAGCCGAGCGGCACGACGCGTGTGCTTGAATTCACGGAACGCGAGCAGTCGTTCACGTTCGTCGATGTCGACGAGGCGCCCCTGCCCTCGCTGCTGCGCAATTTTTCGGCGCCGGTGATCGTCGAATTCGATTACACGAATGAACAGCTCGCGTTCCTGCTCGCGCACGACAGCGATCCGTTCAACCGCTGGGAAGCCGGCCAACGCCTGGCCACGCGCGAGTTGCTCGCGCTCGCCGGGCGCGCGGCCAAGGGGGAAACGCTTTCGATTGGCGACGAAGTGATCGCGGCGTTCGCTCAAGTGCTCGACGACACGTCGCTCACGCCCGCCTTCCGTGAACTCGCGCTGATGCTGCCGTCGGAAAGCTATCTGGCGGAGCAAATGAGCGTATCGGACCCTGCCGCCGTGCATGCAGCGCGCGTGTTCCTGAGCCGCCGGCTCGCGACGCAGTTGCGCGACAAGTGGCTCGCCGTCTACGAGGCGAATCAGACGCCGGGCGAGTATCGTCCGACGCCGGAAGACGCCGGCAAGCGCGCGCTCAAAAATCTGGCGCTCGCGTATCTCAGCCAGCTCGACGATCCGAGCGACGCCGTGCGTCTCGCGCAAAAGCAATACGACGACGCGAACAACATGACGGACCGCTCCGCCGCCCTTTCCGCGCTGCTGGCGAGCGCGACGGCAGGCGCCGACGCGAGCGTCGCGGACGCGGCGCTGGCGGACTTCTATCGCCGCTTCGAGAAGGAGGCGCTGGTCATCGACAAGTGGTTCGCGCTTCAGGCGACGCAGCGCGGCGGCGACGAGCGCAAGGTGATCGAGATCGTGCGGCAGCTGATGCAGCATCCGGCGTTCACGCTCAAGAATCCGAACCGCGCGCGTTCGCTGATTTTCAGCTTCTGCAGCGGCAATCCGGCGCAGTTCCACGCCGTCGACGGCTCCGGCTATGCGTTCTGGGCCGAACAGGTGATCGCGCTCGACGCGCTGAATCCGCAAGTCGCGGCGCGGCTCGCGCGCGGACTCGAAATGTGGCGGCGCTTCACGCCGGCGCTGCGCGAGAAGATGCACGCGGCGTTGAGCGAAGTCGCGTCGAAGGCTAAGTCGCGCGACGTGCGCGAAGTCGTGGAGAAGGCGCTGGCCGCGTAAGAGCGTTTCAGCCGTTCGATGGCCGTCGCGCGTTGTTTCGCGCGACGGCCATTCTTGTTTATGGCGGCGACGGCCGGTGCTGTCACATCGGCGAGCAGGATCGAGCGGTTAGAATCGTGAATATTCGTCTAACGCTCACCGGAGCCCAGCATGTCCTCCATTTCCAGCCGTACCACGCTTACGAAGTACCTGATCGAGCAGCAGCGCGAACACCAGAATCTGCCGGCCGACTTGCGTCTTCTGATCGAAGTCGTCGCGCGTGCCTGCAAGCAGATCGGCTATCAGGTGAGCAAAGGCGCGCTCGGCGATGCGCTCGGCTCCGCCGGCAGCGAAAACGTTCAGGGCGAAGTGCAGAAGAAGCTCGATGTGCTCTCGAACGAAATCCTGCTAGAAGCCAATGAATGGGGCGGAAACCTGGCCGCGATGGCCTCGGAAGAAATGGAAAAGATCTTCCCGATTCCGAACCGCTACCCGAAAGGCAACTATCTGCTGACGTTCGATCCGCTCGACGGCTCGTCGAACATCGACGTCAACGTGTCGATCGGCACCATATTCTCGGTGCTGCGCTGCCCGGATGGCGCCGATCCCTCGGAAGCGGCGTTCATGCAGCCGGGAAGCGCGCAGGTGGCTGCGGGCTATGCGGTGTACGGCCCGCAGACGGTGCTCGTGCTGACCGTCGGACATGGCGTCAACTGCTTCACGCTCGACCGCGAGCTCGGCTCGTGGGTGCTGACGCAGCGCGACATGCAGGTGCCGACCGAAACGCGCGAATACGCGATCAACGCGTCGAACAGCCGCCACTGGTACGAGCCGGTGCAGCGTTACGTCAACGAACTGAACGAAGGCAAGGACGGCCCGCGCAAGGAAGACTTCAACATGCGCTGGATTGCGTCAATGGTCGCGGACGTGCATCGCATCCTGAATCGCGGCGGCATCTTCATGTATCCGGCCGACAAGCGCACGCCCGACCGTCCCGGCAAGCTGCGCCTCATGTACGAAGCGAATCCGATGGCGTTCATCGTCGAGCAGGCGGGCGGCGCGGCGACGGACGGCGAACGGCGCATTCTCGATATCGTCCCGACGAGCCTGCATCAGCGCGTGCCGGTGTTCCTCGGCTCGAAGAACGAAGTGGATCGCGTGACCCGCTACCATCAGACAAAGAAAATTTGATTCAGGCTATTGCCAAATCGAGAATGTGGTCGCTATAATCTTGTTTCTCTGATGCCGGAATAGCTCAGACGGTAGAGCAGCGCATTCGTAATGCGAAGGTCGGGGGTTCGATTCCTCTTTCCGGCACCACAAGATTCAGCAGTAATCAAAACCCCGCGTTCATGCAAATGGCGCGGGGTTTTGCTTTTGGTCTTGACCAAGCGCGTCAGGACGTCTCCGCTCTCTCGTGCGTCTTTTTGCAACGCACATCCCCACGATCTCCCGATTCGCATTTCTTGGCGCAATTGCGCACAAGCGTTTCGCATTCGGGCACTCGACTTCGCTAATTCCAGCGTTATGTGCGCTTTCGTACAACGACGCGTCGTTTTCCGCTTCGCACCATGCAGCGTCAACGACGGTTTCCCGGTATCGTTATATCCATAGAGGAAAGGCGAAAAATTCTGCGCGCGGAATCGGCGGCAGCCGCAACGCCAAGCGCGACGGGCCTTTCCGCCGTGCCGACCATTTGGACGACCGCGCAGTTTTTGCTAAAACTGAAGTGCGCGAGCGGAGTCGGAGAGGCGGAAATTACCGGCCGCCGTGCGAACGGTCATACGCTCGACTAAAGCGCTCGATTCACGCTCAAGCTGAAGCCACGCCGATCCGATAACGCATAAACAGAGGAACAGCTAATCGGCTGTTGCGGTCGTTCGTAAAAGGTGCGGCGACCGGATTGGCCAGCAATCGAATGTCGATGTCACCCCGAGGAGAGAACCATGGACGCCAAACCGACGAAAATCCCGACGCCCGACAAGGTGCACTGTCCGGACCCGGAGCCGGTAGCGGTGGAGTTTCTCGCGACTGAACTGCCTGCGCACGTGCGCGCGTTCTTCGACGAGCAGCGCAAGCTGACTTCGGTCAAGTAGGCGGCCGAGCTGAATCATCACGCCGCCGTCGTGAGTTCGACGCCCGGTGCGCGCGGCGCGCACGGACTTCGCTGTCCGGTTCGCAGTCCGCATATGGCAGACGCCAGGACGCGTCACGCCCTGTTCTTCTGAACGGAGTCGGGCGCGCGCCTGGCTTTGTTCGTCCGATCCCCGCCTGCGTTCTCTCGCGCCTGCGCTATGCTGGCGCTTTTGTGCGGACCGCCCAGACGATGCACGCTCGATCGGCCCTTACTTTCCTATCTCGCCTGACCGTCGCTTGCGCGCTGCTGTTCGCGGCCGCCGCGCCCGCGCCTGCGCACGCTGACGGCGACGATACCGCGTTCACCAACCTCATCGCGCTGGTTTCGCAGCGTCTCGCGCTCGCCGAACCGGTCGCGCGCTGGAAGTGGGCGCGCCACGAACCGATCACCGACGCGCCGCGCGAAGCCGCGCTGCTCAAGCAAGTCGAGGAACGAGCGCGCGCCGCGGACCTCGATCCGGAATTCGCGCAGCAGTTCTTTCGCGACCAGATCGACGCAAGCAAGGACGTGCAGAACGCACTGTTCGCGAACTGGCGCGCGTTGCGAGCCGCGCCCGAAGGCTCGCCGCCGGATCTTGCCAGCGACACGCGCCCGAAGTTGGATCGCCTGACGACCGCACTCTTGAGCGCCCTTTCGCGCGTCGAGCCGATGCGTCATGCCGACGATTGCCCGCTTCGCCTCGCCGACAGCGTCGCGCGCTGGAAGCATGTCACGCGCTATGACTCGTCGATGAACGCGCCGCTTGCGCGTGCGCTGTCGCATGTGTGCGCGGGCGGCGTCGGCGCTGTCGGCTGAGGTGACGAGACGGCGGCCGCGAGCGCGTCCTGCCGCAGCGGCGTGACCGCGAGACCGCGCGACAGGCGCTCGCCGAGGATGCGGTAGATCGCCAGATCGAACGACGCAGGCTGGCCGTTCGCGCGCAGTTCGCGGGCTTGCGGCAGCGCGTCTGCGGTACCGAAGTATTGCCAGTTGTCGATGACGTGCCACGCGCGCTGCCCCGTCGCCGCGTCGCGTTCCTCGATCGCAATGGCGCCTGCATAAGGCCACGGCATGCTGCGGGCATCGCCGGCTCGCGATTTCGGCGCACGGTTCAGCGAAGGCCGCAGTGTCGCGATCATCTTCGCTTCGGCGAGCATCGCGCCGATTTCACCGCCAGTCGCTTTCCATTCGACACGACGCACTAGCGCCGCGAGTCGCAAATCCTTCGCCGAGCGGCGCGGCCCCGTGAGATGCGAACGCACGCGCTGACGCAGCCGCACGCTTCGGCCGACGTAGAGCGGTGCGTCGTCGTCGCCGAAAAATGTGTACACGCCGCAGCCCGCCGGAATGCGCTCGATGGTGTCCTCGTCGATCTGCGCCGCGAGCCGGAACCGGCGCGTCACGCGCTCCACATGCGCGCGCAGAATCTCCGGGGCGTGCGCACGATGCAGATGCTGCCAGAACTGCCACAGAAGATCGGCATCGGCGAGCGCGCGGTGGCGCGCCGCGGGCACGAGCGCGTGCCGTTCGACGAGCGCGTCCAGACCGTGCCGCGTTTCCGCCGGATATACCGCGCGCGAGAGCTGAACCGTGCATAGCACGTCCGGCATGAAGCGCATGCCGATGCGTTTGAACTCGCCCTTCAGAAAGCTATGGTCGAAGTGCGCGTTGTGCGCCACGAAGAGCCGCCCGTCCATTCGCTCCAGCAGGCCGGCGGCGAGTTCGGCGAACGTGGGCGCATGGCGCACCATGGCATCGTCGATACCGGTCAACTGCTGGACGAACGCCGGAATGGACCGTTCGGGGTTGACGAGCGATGTCCACTGCGACACGCCGTGCGGCCCGACCTCGACAATCCCGATCTCCGTAATGCGATCGACACCGAACGTCCCGCCTGTCGTTTCCAGATCGACGAAAATCAGCGGAGCGGACGGCAGCGTGAAGTCGGGAGGCGGTGGAAGATGCATCGTGATGGAAGGCAGTGCGGCTAAATCGGGCCGTGCGGTACAGTTTCGGATTGCTCATTCTAACGCACGGGTACTTCGGCACGCCGGCGGCGACGCGAAGCCCGGCTGTATCGGCATTTGCGTGAAAAACTTGAGCGCGTTCGGACGTAAGTAGTATTACCGATTTACGTGACTATTATGGAGCCGCACTAGCGATCCGACTTTTTCGCGCACCTCCCATGGTATGTGCGAGTTTGCAATTCCGGGGAAACCCGGAATCCGGACGTTACCGCTCGAATACTTTTTCGATTTTCGGTGTGGTATGGCTTGCCAGCACCGTCGTCCCGCGCCCTCGCCCGCGCGCCTCTGCGCCCCGTAGCGCCTGCCGCAGCGCCGCGCGACCGCAAAGCGCAGATCAGACCGCATTAATGCGCTTAATAGTCGGGGCAATTAAGCTTTGCGTTCGCCTTTTATTTTATCTGCCAATGGACCCTTATTCTTTTAACCGCTCTCATCCACCCGCGTTACTTGAATGCCGATCTTTTCTCAGCGCAAAGCGTGTTAATCCAATTCTAGGCAGTAAGTGTTAACTCGCCTTGCCCGATTCTCCGCGCGCGCGCATCATCGAATACAGCTAGTCATGTAATGAGAGGAGGTTAAACGATGAACCACTTAACGCGTCTTGCGCAATGGTGCAAATCGTTCGCCAATTCGTCGACTATTCCAGGCGAATCGTCCTTATCTTCCATTGCATTCGAACCAGCATGGCATGGCGATCATTGGCAGAACCTGCTTTCATCGCCGATGGATGCCCGCCGCTACGTGATGGAAGACTGGGCGACGCCGCTGGACGACGACCTCGTGCCGGCTCAAACGACCGACCTGGAAGCGCTCTGACGGCACCGCGCAGGCGGCAAACGGCGAAAAAAAAGCGCGACCGCAAGGCCGCGCTGACAAAGTTTGGAGATCTTTTCCGTCAACGAAAAAGTCTGCTTCGGAAAGCAGAAATGACAGTATAGCCAGCCACGTCGCAACTATTACCCTTACTCGGCGCAAACTTCTGTTTCCGTTTCATCAACAATCGATTTTCAGGGCTTTCCGATTCCCTCGCATTGCAAATGCGTGTCGCACATCCGCAACGCAGTTTATGTTGACACTTAGGTCCTTACGACTTTATTCGGCTTTAAAGCACTGAATATAAAAGAAAAAACGCCCGCTTTCGATCATTGCTGATCGGAGAATGATTTATTGCGGAAACTGGAACGCCCTCGCCTGTAACACCGTCTTTACACTTCGTCTGGTCCGGAAACAGATGCGTCGCTCTGCGCGATACATCGCTCCTCCGATCGTGCCTCTCGCAGCCGGTCGCAGCGAGGTTTCCTCAAAGCCTGGGTTCCTTAGGCCCAAACTGCTCTCGGAGTGACAAAGATGAAAAAGACTCTCATGGTCGCAGCCCTCACGGGCGTCTTCGCAACCGCTGCTCATGCGCAAAGCAGCGTCACGCTGTACGGCCTGATCGATGCGGGCATCACCTACACGAACAACCAGAACGGCCACAGCAACTGGAAGGCGACGAGCGGCTCGGTCAACGGCAGCCGTTGGGGCCTGCGCGGTTCGGAAGACCTGGGCGGCGGCCTGAAGGCGATCTTCACGTTGGAGAACGGCTTCAACATCATGAACGGCACGAACGGCCAGGGTGGTCGTGAGTTCGGCCGTCAAGCATACGTCGGTCTGTCGAGCAACCAGTTCGGCGCCGTCACCCTCGGTCGTCAATACGACTCCGTGGTCGACTTCCTCGGGCCTCTCGCTCTGACGGGTACGCAATACGGCGGCACGCAGTTCGCCCACCCGTTCGATAACGACAACCTCGACAACACGTTCCGCGTCAACAATTCGGTCAAGTACACGAGCGCGAACTACGCTGGCCTGAAGTTCGGCGCGCAGTACGGCTTCTCGAACGCAGCCGGCGGCTTCTCGAACAACCGCGAGTACAGCGCGGGCGTGTCGTACAACTACGGTCCGTTGAACATTGCCGGTGCTTACCTGCAACTGAACAACACGCAGACGACGGGCGCATTGGCAAACGCCGCCGGCGCAGTCGCAGGCGACGCTCCGTTCTCGGCAGGCCGTCAGCGCATCTTCGGCGGCGGCATCAGCTACGCGTTCGGCCCGGCTACCGTCGGTTTCGTGTTCACGCAGACGATGCTCGACAACGCGATCTCGATCAACCCGAACGGCACGCAGAACGGCACGACGGTCAACCTGACCAACGGCCACGTCCGCTTCACGAACTACGAAGTGAACGGCCGTTACAACCTGACGCCGGCTCTGTCGCTCGCAGCGAACTACACGTACACGAACAGCCGCATCGACGGCGTGGCGCCGAAGTGGCACCAGGTCGACCTGCAGACGGCGTATGCGCTGTCGAAGCGCACCGACGTGTACCTGCAAGGCGAGTACCAACACGTTTCGGGCACGGGCGATTCGGGTCTGGGCGCAACGATCAACGGCGTGGGCGTTTCCTCGACGCCGAACCAAGTTTCGGCAACGGTTGGCGTTCGTCACCGCTTCTAAGCCGCAACAGCTGTTCTGCTTGTCAAAAAGCCGCTCTTCGGAGCGGCTTTTTTTCGTCCCTACACAGCGCGACGCCCGCCCTAGCGCGGATACCGGACGTCCAGAATATCGATCTGCTGCACGCCAAGAGGCGTATGCAGCGGCACCGTATCGCCGATTCTCGCCTTCAGGAGCGCACGCGCGACCGGCGAGACCCAGCTTACGTGCCCGCGATCCAGATCCACCTCGTCGACGCCGACGATAGTGACCGTATGCACGATGCCGTCATCGCCGGCGTAGTCCACCGTCGCGCCGAAGAAGACCTGATCGACGTTCTCCTGCTTGCGCGCATCCACCACCTCCGCGAGATCGAGACGCTTGGTGAGAAAGCGGATGCGCCGGTCGATCTCGCGCAGCCGGCGCTTGCCGTAGATGTAGTCGCCGTTTTCCGAGCGATCGCCGTTCGACGCCGCCCACGACACGAGCTTGACCACTTCCGGGCGCTCGTTATCGAGCAATTGCAGAAGTTCGTCGCGCAGCCGCTGATGCCCCGCCGGCGTGATGTAGTTCTTCGCGCCCGCCGGCACATCCGGCTGGGCCAGCTCGAGATCGTCGTCGCTCTCGTCCGATTCTTTGACAAATGCCTTGTTCATGATGCAAAACGATTCCAGATTTCCGCGCATCGCGCGCTGAGTGAGTAGAGGCGTGTACTCGTCAACTTACCACGGCGCGTGCCAGCGTCAGCCATTTTTCGGTCAACGCCTCTTCCTTTTTCAAACAGGCTTGGCTATAATTCCGCTTCTGCGTGCGGCTGTAGCTCAGTTGGATAGAGTACTTGGCTACGAACCAAGGGGTCGTGGGTTCGAATCCTGCCAGCCGCGCCACTTATTCCGGTGTTTTGCCTCGAAGCCGAACATTAGCGCTTAACCAAAAGCGCGTTGAAGTCACAAGCAGTAACGTTAGTACCGTTTCGCGTGCGGCTGTAGCTCAGTTGGATAGAGTACTTGGCTACGAACCAAGGGGTCGTGGGTTCGAATCCTGCCAGCCGCGCCACTTTTAAAGGGCCTTCCATCCGGAGGGCCCTTTTTGTTTTGGCCGCGCCATCGCTATGCTGATCGTCAGGGCCGTGGCGGCGACTTGATATCGCCAATGCGCGCGTTGGGCGCGGGTACGTCCTCCGCCGAATAGAAGGCTGTCGGCTCGCTGATCGCTTCGGCACGCGTGCCGAGCAAGGTCTGCGGATGCCGCAAATAGACGTCCTCGACGCTATCGCCGAACGAATGCCGCACGAACGCACGCAGCAGCGCGATCCGCAACGACGGCCCCTTCGCCTGCACCGGCTCGCCATCCTTGCCGAACGTCGCCGTGCATTCCACTTCGCCGCGCCCGATATCGCTCATTTCCAGCCGGCAGGCGCGCTCCAGCACGACAGACGCCGCTTCCCACGACGTCGACGGCAGAAAGCGCCCGTCCCACGCCTTGCCGCGGTCGTTGCCGCGGATCGAGAGCGTCTCGCCGCTGTCGGTAAAGTGAATTTCCCTGATGAAGTCGTGAAGGCCGCGCGCCACCCAGTAATCGAGCGTGGGGCCTTCGAGGTCGGATGTATTCATACGGCGCTCTCCATGCTTTCGGTCGACTGACAGCCGCATGCACGCCGCGTTCCCGCGCCGGATCAGTAGTCGGCGCGTTCCCGGTCGATGCGCATGCCGCCGTCCTGATTGCGATGATGCGGCTCGTCGCTCGGACGCTCGCGCGCAATGCGCATCACGTCGAGGTTCGTGCGCACGCGACGCATCACGTTCGCAAGATGCACGCGGTCGCTCACCTGAATCACGAAGCGCAGCAGCTTCGCTTCCTGCGAAACGTCCTCGTCCATCGCGATATGAACGATGTTCGCGTCAGCCGACGTGATATCCGCCGCCACGCGCGCGAACACGCCCTTCGTGTTCTTCACGAGCACCTTCACGGCGACGTCGAAGAGACGCCCCGGCTGCGGCGCCCACGCCACGTCGATCCAGCGGCCGGGATCGCGCCGGTGGATGCGCTGCGCGACACGGCATTCGGTCGTGTGGATCGCCATGCCGAGCCCGATGCCGATATAGCCCATGATGTCGTCGCCGGGAATCGGGCGGCAACACGGCGACAGTTGCACCGACATGCCTTCCGTTCCCGTGATGACCACGGGCGGCGCGGTATTGGTGTTGTGGTGCTCGCGATGCGGATGATCCTCGTCGTCCGCGATGCCGTTCATCAACACTTCGATGCGCTTTGCCATGACCGCCGCCACGCGCCGGCCGAGACCGATATCCGCGAAAATTTCCTGGCGCGTCTTGTTGCCGGTCCACTGCACGAGCTTTTCCCAGACCTCCGGCGTCACGTCCGACAGCGCGAGGCCGTAGCCCTTGAGACTTTGATCGACGAGCCGCTCGCCCAGCTGCACGGATTCGTTCAGGCGCATCGTCTTCAGGTAGTGACGGATGGCCGAGCGCGCCTTGCCGGTGCGCACGAACCCGAGCCACGCGGGATTGGGCTTCGAGTACGGGGCGGTGATCACTTCGACGATATCGCCGCTCTTCAGCTCCGTGCGCAGCGGCAGCAGTTCGTTGTTTATCTTCACCGCGACGCACTGATTGCCGAGGTCGCTGTGAATCGAATACGCGAAGTCGAGCGCCGTCGCGCCACGCGGCAGCGGCATGATCTTGGACTTCGGCGTGAACACATAGACCGCGTCCGGGAAAAGATCGATCTTGACGTGTTCGAGGAATTCGCTGGAATCGCCCGCTTCGCTCTGAATGTCGAGCAGCGACTTGAGCCACTGATGCGCGCGCTTCTGTACGTCGTTCAGATCCGCGCCGCCGTTCTTGTAGAGCCAATGCGCCGCGACGCCTGCCTCGGCGATCTCGTGCATCTTGCGCGTGCGAATCTGGAACTCGATGGGCGCGCCGAACGGCCCGACGAGCGTGGTATGCAACGACTGATAGCCGTTGACCTTGGGAATCGCGATGTAATCCTTGAACTTGCCCGGCACGGGCTTGTAGAGCGCATGCAGCGCGCCGATGCACGTATAGCACTCGAGCGCGCTTTCCACGACCACGCGAAAGCCGTACACATCCAGCACTTGCGAGAACGACAACTGCTTGTCGCGCATCTTCTTGTAGATGCTGTAGATGGTCTTTTCGCGGCCGGTCACTTCCGCGCTGATCTTCGCGTCCGCAATCGTGCGCTGCACTGCTTCGAGAATCTTGCCGACCACTTCGCGCCGGTTGCCGCGCGCCGCCTTCACCGCTTTTTCGAGCGTGGCGTAACGGTTCGGATTGAAGTTCGCGAAGCTCAGGTCCTGCAGCTCGCGATACGTGTTGTTGAGGCCGAGCCGATGCGCAATCGGCGCGTAGATATCGAGCGTTTCGCGCGCGACGCGCCGGCGTTTCTCCGGCGGCACCGCGCCCAACGTGCGCATGTTGTGCAGCCGGTCGGCGAGCTTCACCAGAATGACGCGCACGTCGC
This Caballeronia sp. LZ062 DNA region includes the following protein-coding sequences:
- the pepN gene encoding aminopeptidase N, whose amino-acid sequence is MSNTPAPTASAVIRREDYTPPAFLIDSVALEFDLVPSRTVVKNTMRLRRNPDAPGHAARLELIGEQLEFVRAAINGAAHADVQINEHGLSIGDLPGDAFELTIESICNPEQNTTLSGLYVSSGNFFTQCEAEGFRRITYFLDRPDVMSTYTVTLRADKAAYPVLLSNGNLIEEGDLSDGRHFAKWEDPFKKPSYLFALVAGKLVVLEERIKSGSGKEKLLQVWVEEHDLDKTRHAMNSLIHSIRWDEKRFGLELDLDRFMIVAVSDFNMGAMENKGLNIFNTKYVLANPETATDTDFSNIEAVVGHEYFHNWTGNRVTCRDWFQLSLKEGLTVFRDQEFSADMAAGDADGAASAAARATKRIEDVRVLRQMQFAEDAGPMAHPVRPESYVEINNFYTMTVYEKGSEVVRMYQTLFGRDGFRRGMDLYFQRHDGQAVTCDDFRQAMADANHRDLAQYERWYSQAGTPRVNVRAFYDAANKTYTLTLTQGYGETSEAARATQKGPLLIPFSVGLIGANGADLPLRLEGEKEPSGTTRVLEFTEREQSFTFVDVDEAPLPSLLRNFSAPVIVEFDYTNEQLAFLLAHDSDPFNRWEAGQRLATRELLALAGRAAKGETLSIGDEVIAAFAQVLDDTSLTPAFRELALMLPSESYLAEQMSVSDPAAVHAARVFLSRRLATQLRDKWLAVYEANQTPGEYRPTPEDAGKRALKNLALAYLSQLDDPSDAVRLAQKQYDDANNMTDRSAALSALLASATAGADASVADAALADFYRRFEKEALVIDKWFALQATQRGGDERKVIEIVRQLMQHPAFTLKNPNRARSLIFSFCSGNPAQFHAVDGSGYAFWAEQVIALDALNPQVAARLARGLEMWRRFTPALREKMHAALSEVASKAKSRDVREVVEKALAA
- a CDS encoding class 1 fructose-bisphosphatase; this encodes MSSISSRTTLTKYLIEQQREHQNLPADLRLLIEVVARACKQIGYQVSKGALGDALGSAGSENVQGEVQKKLDVLSNEILLEANEWGGNLAAMASEEMEKIFPIPNRYPKGNYLLTFDPLDGSSNIDVNVSIGTIFSVLRCPDGADPSEAAFMQPGSAQVAAGYAVYGPQTVLVLTVGHGVNCFTLDRELGSWVLTQRDMQVPTETREYAINASNSRHWYEPVQRYVNELNEGKDGPRKEDFNMRWIASMVADVHRILNRGGIFMYPADKRTPDRPGKLRLMYEANPMAFIVEQAGGAATDGERRILDIVPTSLHQRVPVFLGSKNEVDRVTRYHQTKKI
- a CDS encoding chorismate mutase encodes the protein MHARSALTFLSRLTVACALLFAAAAPAPAHADGDDTAFTNLIALVSQRLALAEPVARWKWARHEPITDAPREAALLKQVEERARAADLDPEFAQQFFRDQIDASKDVQNALFANWRALRAAPEGSPPDLASDTRPKLDRLTTALLSALSRVEPMRHADDCPLRLADSVARWKHVTRYDSSMNAPLARALSHVCAGGVGAVG
- a CDS encoding exonuclease domain-containing protein translates to MHLPPPPDFTLPSAPLIFVDLETTGGTFGVDRITEIGIVEVGPHGVSQWTSLVNPERSIPAFVQQLTGIDDAMVRHAPTFAELAAGLLERMDGRLFVAHNAHFDHSFLKGEFKRIGMRFMPDVLCTVQLSRAVYPAETRHGLDALVERHALVPAARHRALADADLLWQFWQHLHRAHAPEILRAHVERVTRRFRLAAQIDEDTIERIPAGCGVYTFFGDDDAPLYVGRSVRLRQRVRSHLTGPRRSAKDLRLAALVRRVEWKATGGEIGAMLAEAKMIATLRPSLNRAPKSRAGDARSMPWPYAGAIAIEERDAATGQRAWHVIDNWQYFGTADALPQARELRANGQPASFDLAIYRILGERLSRGLAVTPLRQDALAAAVSSPQPTAPTPPAHTCDSARASGAFIDES
- a CDS encoding porin; this encodes MKKTLMVAALTGVFATAAHAQSSVTLYGLIDAGITYTNNQNGHSNWKATSGSVNGSRWGLRGSEDLGGGLKAIFTLENGFNIMNGTNGQGGREFGRQAYVGLSSNQFGAVTLGRQYDSVVDFLGPLALTGTQYGGTQFAHPFDNDNLDNTFRVNNSVKYTSANYAGLKFGAQYGFSNAAGGFSNNREYSAGVSYNYGPLNIAGAYLQLNNTQTTGALANAAGAVAGDAPFSAGRQRIFGGGISYAFGPATVGFVFTQTMLDNAISINPNGTQNGTTVNLTNGHVRFTNYEVNGRYNLTPALSLAANYTYTNSRIDGVAPKWHQVDLQTAYALSKRTDVYLQGEYQHVSGTGDSGLGATINGVGVSSTPNQVSATVGVRHRF
- the greB gene encoding transcription elongation factor GreB: MNKAFVKESDESDDDLELAQPDVPAGAKNYITPAGHQRLRDELLQLLDNERPEVVKLVSWAASNGDRSENGDYIYGKRRLREIDRRIRFLTKRLDLAEVVDARKQENVDQVFFGATVDYAGDDGIVHTVTIVGVDEVDLDRGHVSWVSPVARALLKARIGDTVPLHTPLGVQQIDILDVRYPR
- a CDS encoding phage protein NinX family protein; its protein translation is MNTSDLEGPTLDYWVARGLHDFIREIHFTDSGETLSIRGNDRGKAWDGRFLPSTSWEAASVVLERACRLEMSDIGRGEVECTATFGKDGEPVQAKGPSLRIALLRAFVRHSFGDSVEDVYLRHPQTLLGTRAEAISEPTAFYSAEDVPAPNARIGDIKSPPRP